A single window of Vibrio campbellii CAIM 519 = NBRC 15631 = ATCC 25920 DNA harbors:
- a CDS encoding RidA family protein, producing MSIKRYGVEGGVGTGGQHLPFARATEAGGFLYVSGQTPMTDGEVVEGGIVDQSRLAIQNCVDIMEEAGYTLADVVHVKVVLTDSRYFQSFNKVFREFFGDHPPARICMVCDLVVDVKVEVDVTCYREDRR from the coding sequence ATGTCAATTAAACGTTATGGTGTAGAAGGCGGCGTAGGTACTGGCGGTCAACATTTACCATTTGCACGAGCAACGGAAGCGGGCGGCTTCTTATACGTATCGGGTCAAACACCAATGACTGACGGCGAAGTGGTAGAAGGCGGTATCGTTGACCAGTCTCGCCTAGCGATTCAAAACTGTGTTGATATCATGGAGGAAGCAGGCTACACGCTAGCTGACGTGGTACACGTAAAAGTGGTACTAACGGATTCTCGTTACTTCCAATCGTTCAATAAAGTGTTCAGAGAGTTCTTTGGTGATCACCCACCTGCACGTATTTGCATGGTGTGTGACCTCGTGGTGGACGTGAAAGTTGAAGTCGATGTGACTTGCTACCGCGAAGATCGCCGATAG
- a CDS encoding sodium:solute symporter family protein: MNSTLFLTGFGAYVLFLIWLGWFVSRNQKSGEDFLLGGRGLPLFLVLGTTVATMVGTGSSMGAVGFGYSNGWAGALYGIGGAIGILLLALWFAPVRKLNFMTMSEELAYYVGANRIVKNVVGLLIFIASIGWLGAHILGGGMYLAWIADIELSTAKMIIAAAFTIYVVIGGYTAVVWTDTIQAIILFVGFILMAVLSVQHIGGLDNLYSAMDSEAVSFLAIDKLGLIPAVSLAVVIGVGVLATPSFRQRIYSGKDVSTIRRSFVASGVLYLFFSIIPAVIGMAAHAIDPELNNANFAFPYIAATVLPVGVGLIVLIAGLSATMSSASSDAIAGVSILLRDVYVMFTGRVPNKESMLNYSRLALVVVIGCALLFALTSNDIIGYITKMISTVMSGMFVCGMLGRFWKRYNWQGALATLAGASIASFAVMMSPDLTAFWGNPVIPSCLFALTAGVAVSLVTPANQVSPEMARAILDDERALMEMELSDDGVLEEDASLKNRTTANQNA, from the coding sequence ATGAACAGTACACTTTTTCTTACCGGCTTCGGTGCGTATGTCTTATTTTTAATTTGGTTGGGATGGTTTGTCTCTCGCAATCAAAAATCAGGTGAAGACTTTCTACTCGGTGGTCGAGGCTTACCTCTGTTCCTCGTATTAGGTACCACGGTAGCAACCATGGTTGGCACTGGCTCTAGTATGGGCGCGGTTGGCTTTGGTTATTCAAACGGTTGGGCTGGTGCGCTTTACGGCATTGGTGGCGCAATTGGTATCTTGTTATTGGCACTGTGGTTTGCGCCAGTTCGTAAACTCAACTTTATGACTATGAGTGAAGAGCTCGCATACTACGTAGGTGCAAACCGCATCGTGAAGAACGTGGTTGGTCTGCTTATCTTTATCGCTTCTATTGGCTGGTTGGGCGCACACATCCTTGGTGGTGGTATGTACCTCGCGTGGATTGCCGATATTGAGCTGAGCACTGCGAAGATGATCATCGCAGCAGCGTTTACCATTTACGTTGTTATTGGCGGCTACACTGCGGTGGTTTGGACGGACACCATTCAAGCTATCATCTTATTCGTTGGCTTCATCCTAATGGCGGTACTGTCTGTGCAACACATTGGCGGCTTGGATAACCTCTACTCTGCCATGGACTCAGAAGCGGTTAGCTTCCTTGCGATTGATAAGCTTGGTTTAATCCCAGCAGTTTCTCTTGCTGTTGTGATTGGTGTGGGTGTACTTGCAACGCCTTCATTCCGCCAACGTATCTATTCAGGCAAAGATGTATCAACCATCCGCCGTTCATTCGTAGCGTCTGGTGTGTTGTACTTGTTCTTCTCCATCATCCCTGCAGTCATTGGTATGGCGGCGCATGCGATTGACCCCGAGCTGAATAATGCAAACTTTGCTTTCCCATACATCGCGGCAACGGTATTGCCAGTAGGTGTTGGTCTTATCGTTCTGATTGCTGGTCTATCAGCAACCATGTCGAGTGCGAGTTCCGATGCGATTGCGGGCGTTTCTATCCTACTGCGTGATGTTTACGTCATGTTCACCGGTCGCGTGCCAAACAAAGAATCTATGTTGAATTACTCTCGCTTAGCTTTGGTTGTGGTGATCGGTTGTGCATTGCTGTTCGCTCTAACTTCGAACGACATCATCGGCTACATCACTAAGATGATCTCGACAGTTATGTCTGGCATGTTCGTGTGCGGTATGTTGGGTCGCTTCTGGAAGCGTTACAACTGGCAAGGTGCATTGGCAACATTGGCAGGTGCGTCTATCGCTTCATTTGCTGTAATGATGAGCCCGGACCTAACCGCTTTCTGGGGCAACCCAGTGATTCCATCTTGCTTGTTTGCTCTAACTGCTGGTGTGGCAGTGAGCCTAGTGACTCCAGCTAACCAAGTGTCACCAGAAATGGCACGAGCAATCCTAGATGATGAGCGTGCTCTGATGGAAATGGAACTGTCTGACGATGGTGTTCTAGAAGAAGATGCTTCATTAAAAAACCGTACAACAGCAAATCAAAACGCTTAA
- a CDS encoding sugar kinase, with product MTDSSQTKIAFFGECMIELSGDPIRKGFGGDTLNTALYLSRLTAEHSVQVSYATGLGEDVLSQGLLENWQQEGIATDLVEIFPAQLPGLYMVQTDQEGERSFLYWRDSAAVKSYFSTSSLNKLEAAIANRELDYLYLSGISIAILNDDSKVRLKKALSQLTQGGGKVIFDNNFRPQLWSAAEAKYWYSQILPLVDIALITEDDDVLVWGEEKSAEQRCLRFGCQEIVIKRGCEPCKLVWSHGDDKQSAYVAAEKVVKVIDTCAAGDSFAAGYLAGRLTGQSCEQSAQLGHALAATVIQYPGAIIPNDAMTHLIR from the coding sequence ATGACCGATTCATCCCAGACTAAAATTGCTTTCTTTGGCGAATGCATGATTGAACTGAGCGGCGACCCAATTCGCAAAGGCTTTGGTGGCGACACGCTCAATACCGCACTTTACCTCTCTCGACTAACGGCTGAGCACTCTGTCCAAGTGTCTTACGCGACCGGTCTTGGGGAAGACGTACTTTCTCAAGGGCTTCTGGAAAACTGGCAACAAGAAGGCATTGCGACTGATCTTGTCGAGATCTTCCCAGCTCAATTGCCGGGTTTGTACATGGTGCAGACCGACCAAGAAGGCGAACGCAGCTTTCTATACTGGCGTGACAGTGCAGCCGTTAAAAGTTACTTCTCTACCTCTTCGCTCAACAAATTAGAAGCCGCGATTGCGAACCGAGAGCTGGATTATCTCTACCTAAGTGGCATCAGCATTGCGATTCTAAATGACGATAGCAAAGTAAGGCTTAAAAAGGCGTTAAGTCAGCTCACACAAGGTGGAGGCAAGGTTATCTTCGATAACAACTTCCGTCCTCAACTTTGGTCTGCAGCAGAGGCAAAGTATTGGTACAGCCAAATTCTACCTTTAGTCGATATTGCACTTATCACTGAGGACGATGATGTCTTGGTATGGGGTGAAGAGAAAAGTGCCGAGCAGCGCTGCCTTCGCTTTGGTTGCCAAGAAATCGTGATTAAACGTGGCTGTGAGCCTTGCAAATTGGTTTGGTCGCATGGTGATGACAAGCAAAGCGCATACGTAGCGGCCGAGAAGGTTGTCAAAGTAATCGACACTTGTGCCGCTGGCGATTCATTTGCTGCTGGTTACCTTGCTGGCCGATTGACCGGACAAAGTTGCGAGCAATCTGCCCAACTCGGTCACGCACTAGCAGCAACCGTTATTCAATATCCTGGCGCGATCATTCCAAATGACGCCATGACTCATCTAATTCGATAA